GTTTATTTTCTGGCGAATTAAAATTCCAAGAACCAACTGGAACCCATGGCGTACCAGATTGTTGTGCTTTTCCGGTTTCATCAATCCAAAGTTTATCTTCATTAGTTACTTTCCATGAAGCATCAGATTTCACATATTGACCAGAAATATAAATAGCCGGCAACACTTCCTGATTGTAAACTTTAAAGGAAATTTTATGTTTTCCAGCAGGAACTGTAATCGATTTTGGCTGTCCGTAAATTTGAACGCCATCTAAAAGCAATTGAAAAGGGCCTTCTGAGAATATTTTCACTTCGTCTGGTTTTGGAATATCTACTTCTGTTTGAAAAGTAACCAAAGCATACGGACTGTAATATTGCCAAAGTGGAGGAAATACGGCTTCACGTTCTGTACGTCTAACCTGCATTTTATTGCTTAACCAAACTTCGAAATCTCCTGGATACCAGATCCATGTCGCTTCTTTTGGTTTTTCTTGTGCAAATGACAGCGAACAAGAAAAAAGGGCAACAAAAAGAAGTAAAGTCTTAAAAATAGAAAAGCGGTTTAGCATAGTAAGTTTATTTTGGGACTAAAGATAAGTGTTATCTTTACATTTCACAACCTGCACTATCCTGCTATCTCATAAAAAATAATACTTTTTGATAATTTTTTAAGGGAAAAATTATGGGGTATCACTTTTTTAGTATTAAAAAAAATGATGTTAGAATTTTATGGTACACGGATGAGACGGATTTACTTCGTAAAGACGCGGATGAAAACGGATTTTAATTTTTTACTCTTTTTCTGTCATTTCGACGAAGGAGAAATCACACGCGGGATTCCGCAACTTATGTCGCCAATCTTTGTAGAATTACTAGTGTGATTTCTCCTTTCAGTCGAAATTGTAAAGGTTAGATATTTCGGTAACAAAATTTAAATTTAATAAATTTTGTTACGATGAGAAATAATAGTCAAGATTGTACATTAGAGAGGAACTATTTAGAGAAATATCGTTTCTTAATAAAAGAATATGAGCAGGTAAAAAATAAAACTCATCCGCTTTATAAAAAGGCGATGGATTTTTACACAGCAAATGACACCTGCCGAAAAAGTTTCTTAAAGTATTATAATCGCTATAAACAGAGTGGAAAATCTCTGGATCTACTGCCTCAGAAGCGGGGGCCAAAATACAAAACCAGACGTCCTTTACCTTTTATAGAACAAAAAGTAATCGAATTAAGAGAAAAAGGAAACAACAAATATGAAATTGGTAGTATCTTAAATCCCAAATTAGGAAAACACACACCATCATATTCTGGAGTTTATAATATTTTAAAACGGCATAAAATAAATAGATTAACTCCGACGCTTAAAAAGAATCATCAGAAAATAATCAAGGAAAGAATGGGACAGCTGGGTCATATCGATTGTCATTATTTAAGTAAAAGCATAATTCGTGGAGAAAACAAAAAGCTCTATTTAGTCTGTGTAATTGATGATTACACCCGGATTGCCTGGGCTGAATTAGTTCCAGATATAACGAGCTTAACAGTAATGTTTGCTTCACTGAAATGCTTAAACATCTTAAGCAGCCATTATGACATAAAATTTGAAGAGATATTATCCGACAATGGTGCTGAATTTGGAATCAAAACAAGCAAAGTAAAAAGCCACCATCCTTTTGAAAGAATGCTTATTGAACTTGGGATCGTACATAGATATACAAGACCTTACCGTCCGCAGACAAACGGAAAAGTAGAGAGGTTCTGGCGCACTCTGGAAGAGGATTTATTAAGAGATACCGATTTTGATTCTCAAGATGAACTAAAAGAAGAATTATTACAATATTTATATTACTATAATCACGAAAGACCGCATCAAGGAATTGATGGAAAAAAGCCAATCGAAATGATAAATCCGTTACCGAAATAAGTAACTTTTACAGAAATGACAAAGATTGTGTTATTTTGGATAAACTAAAAGAAAAAATCCGCATCAATCCGCGTCTTTTCGAAGTCAATCCGTCTCATCCGCGTTCTATTTTTAGTTTCATGAATTAAGCAGATAATTTATCGTTCTCATTTTCATCTTCTAAAATATAGTTAGAAGGCGTTTTGCCCAAATGCTTTTTAAACATATAAATAAAAGCACTTGTAGTTTCGTAACCCAAGTTGAAAGCAATTTCCTTGATGGATTGTTTTTCGCCCAAACGTTTTATGGCTTCTAGAAGTTTTAAACGAGTTCGCCAGTCGCTGAAATTCATTCCCAGTTCTTTGATGAATAAACGTGATAAAGTTCTACTACTCATAAACGAAAGTTCGGCGTAATAATCGATTGTGTTTTTGCTAGCAACATCATCCATTAAAAGTTCGACTACTTTTTGTAATCTTTCGTGATTGGTTGTTGGAAGGAAAGTGGCGCTTGGTTCTATTAAAGCCAGTTCATCCAAAAAAACCGATATAATTCTATGTTGCAGAGGCGTCAAATTTCCATCTATTCCAAAAGAAATAATTTTGAAAACCAATTGTTTTAAAAACATCGGAATATCAAATGAAAAACTTTTCTCTGGTAATCCTGCCATCGCGGAGGCATCAATAAAAACACTATAGTAGTTAACATCCTTCTGAAAAGTAACCTGATGTTCTACTCCGCCGGGAAGCCACAAACCTTGCAAAGGATTCACCACCCAAATATGATTGCCCACAACCACGTTCATTACACCACGGGTTGCATAAATTAATTGTCCTCTCGGATGCGAATGCGAAATACACATTTCATTGGTTACCATTTCGGTATAACCAATAACAGGTATTGATGGATCAACTCTGTATCCATGTTCCTGCGCCATTCGATATGTCCGAATCTGGTTATTCATTGTCCAAATATAGCAATTCTGACATTAGTATTCTTTTAATCTTTGCAAAAAATAATACAGCTGTTGTTTTTTAACCTAATTTAAAAATCAAAAAATATCTCATGGACACTATCAAAGCAAATCCTGACATAGTTAAAAAAACCACTTATTCGATCTTATTCATCATCAGTTTTTCTCATTTAATTAATGATCTTTTACAGGCTGTAGTGCCGTCAATTTATCCACTGTTGAAAGAAAACTTTAACCTAAGTTTCTCTCAAATCGGAATCATCACTTTTACCTACCAAATCGTAGCTTCTATCCTTCAGCCTTTTGTGGGAATGTATACTGATAAAAAATCTAAACCATATTCTCTTATCATAGGAATGTGTTTTACGATGGTTGGCCTTTTTATGGTTTCAATTGCTTCCAACTTTATTAATTTATTATTATCGGTTAGTTTAATCGGAATCGGATCTTCCATTTTTCATCCTGAATCTTCACGTGTAGCGCATTTGGCTTCGGGCGGAAAAAGAGGTTTGGCGCAATCTATTTTTCAATTGGGCGGAAATGCCGGGAGTGCTATTGGGCCTTTGTTAGCAGCGTTTATTGTAATTCCGCATGGACAATCTTATATCGCTTGGTTTTGTATTATTGCCTTAGTAGGTGTTTTTGCCTTGTATAAAATTGCAATTTGGTACACGGCACACTTATCTGAAAGAAATGCTAATAAATCGGCTCATAAAATTGAAACGCATCATTTGTCTAAAAACCGAGTAATTGCTTCGTTGATTATTTTATTGGTTTTGATTTTTTCTAAATACTTCTACATGAGTAGTATTACAAGTTATTATACTTTCTTCCTTATTGATAAATTCCACATTACGATTCAACAATCGCAAGTCTATTTATTCTTGTTTTCGGGTGCTGTTGCGGCAGGAACTTTAATTGGAGGCCCAATTGGAGATCGATACGGTAGAAAATACGTAATCTGGGTTTCTATCTTAGGTGTTGCTCCGTTTACTTTAATGTTACCTTACGTTTCTTTATTCTGGGTTGGAACTTTATCTGTAATTATCGGATTGATTCTTTCTTCCGCATTCTCAGCGATTCTAGTTTATGCAACTGAATTAATGCCTGGAAAAGTCGGACTTGTAGCGGGTCTTTTCTTCGGATTTGCTTTCGGAATGGGCGGATTAGGTTCTGCTGTTTTAGGAAAAATTGCTGATACTACAAGCATTGAATATGTATTTAAGATTTGTGCGTTCCTGCCGTTAATTGGGGTTATTACTGGGTTCTTGCCTAATTTGGAGAAGAAAAAGAAGGTTGAGTAATTTTTTTATGCCACAAAGTCGCAAAGACACAAGGTTTTATTTTAAAAATTAAGTTTTAATTTCGTCCCGATAAATCGGGACGAGAAAAAATATAAAGCTCAAAAGGCTTTAGCCAAAATATGTACAATTTGGCTAAAGCCTTTTTTCTATTCTTAATTACATACACCTCTAGTTAAAACCGGAAGCAACTCATAAAATAACCTTGCCTTATTTACATTTTTCAAAACATAGCCTGTGGTTTCAACCACGGGAGACCTATTTTGGTAAACGGAATGTTATATTTTGCGTTCCCGTGGTTGAAACCACGGGCTATATTTGAAATTCTTTGAATTTATTAATGTCCATTAAAAACAAAATACAAAAACAAAATCGTCAATCCCAATAAACCAAACAAAAGTTTTACTTTTTTACTGGTTTTAGGAATATCCGTTTCATTTGAAACATTCACTTCAGGATTTTTATCGGTTAAAGAAATAATAACGGCTGTAATTAAAAGTACCGTAAAAATGTAAAAGGAAATCAATAAAAAGTGAGGCCAAACTGGATATTTATCTGCAGGGAAAATCCATAAATATAAAACCCCAACAAACAAACTAAAAGCCGAACCCCAAGAAAGTGTTGCATTTACCGCTTTTTTGGTTGTGCGTTTCCAGAAAACACTCAAAAGAAAAACAACAGATAACGAAGGAGCCAAGAAACCTAAAACCGCCTGAAAGATGTTGAATAAATTCTGTCCTTTGATATTGTCAATCGCAACAGCAATCAGAATCGCAAAAACACATCCAGCAGCAATTGTGAAACGACCTATTTTAATCTGATCTTGAATCGTCGCCGTTGGGTTGATTTTTTTCACGTAAATATCATTGGTAAAAACGGTACTTAAAGCGTTTAGAGAAGAACCAATTGTTCCAACCAAAACCGCTATCATCACACAGATTACCAAACCGTTCATTCCGCTCGGAAAAAGATTCGTAACCATGGTCATATAAGCCAAATCAGAATTGCTTCCTAATTCTGGATATAGCGCATAACATAAAATTCCAGGTAAAATAAATAACGGAAGCGCCATCACTTTTAACCATCCAATAAAGTTTACTCCTAATTGCCCTTGTTCTAAGTTTTTCGCTCCCAAAACACTTTGAACCATCGATTGATCGGTACAGAAAAAAGCCACTGCGGCGACAGGATATCCTAACAAAATAGCAGGCCATGGATAATGCGCATCATCTGAAGGTCGGACTAAATTCCAAAAATTTGAAGGAGTTTTGGCTATTAAAACATCAATTCCGCCTAACTTTTGTAAACCTAAAAAGGAAAGAGTTAATGAAACGACAATCAGCAGAATCATCTGAAAAACATTCACTTTAGCAATTGCTTTTAATCCTCCTGCGAAAGTAAAAATTCCAGAAAAAATCACTAAAACCGTAACGCTCTGCCACATCGGAATTCCCAGAATCTGACGAACTAAAACGCCTCCACTGAATAATCCTAAAGACAACCAGCTTACTAATATTTTTACCAAAGCATACCAAGCCAAAATATTCTGCGTACTGTCGCCGTAGCGTTTTCCCATATATTCGGGCATCGTACTTACTTTACTTGCAATATATCTTGGCGCAAAAACCATTGCTAAAAGCAGTAAAAACACAAAAGCATACCATTCGAAATTTCCTGCTACAATTCCCGTCGCGTAACCAATACTCGCAAAAGCCAATAATGACGAAGGCCCAACGTTGGTTCCCCACATATTAAACCCGATGCTGTACCAGTTTAATGAGTTTCCGGCTAGAAAAAGCGTTTCGTTTTTCTTTCTCTGTTTCATACTTACCACATATCCAATGACTAATAAAGCCACTAAATAACCCGCAACAATTACAAAATCGAGCGTGGTTAGTTTATCGTAGATACTGTTCATAGCCCGTATTCGTTAAGAATATCTGCAATTTTAACTGGTGCGCCACTTTGCAAAGATCGATCCATAGCCTGAAGTAATGCTACAGTTCCAATTCCTTCCTCCATATTTGGATAAGCTTCAAAACCTTGTTCGATACTATCTGTAAAATATTCTAAATAATTCTGATATTCCCCACCGTGATGACTTTGTCCTTCAAAACGGAAATAATATTTTATCGTGCTGTCGCCCCAAGTAATTACTTTTTCTTCGCCAGTTTTATCTGTAACGGCATAACGCAATTCATGATAATCGGCCTGGCTTGCTCCTTCTGTTGCTCTTAAAATTGTGCTCATGCCGCTGTCACGTTGCGCTGGCTGTGTTGGTGAAGTGTAAACACCACTCACACGTGCAATTCTTCCATCAGTTGCTTTGAAGATAAAATGCATAGTATCTTCATTTTTTAATCCAGCATTTTTTCCGTTACTGCTAATCATTCCGTACCCCATCACTTCTTCGATATTTGGAAGATACCATCTGATAAAATCAACGGGATGACTCAAACCTCCGTACAACCATTTAAACGATTGCAAAAGCGACCATTCTTTCTTTAAAAACCATCTGTGATCAGCGTGATATTGCGCTTCGATTGTGATTAAATCCCCAATTAAACCTGCTTCATAATCGGCTCTTTGTCTTTTTGCTGGTTCGAAGAAACGGGAACTTTGACCAATAAAAACTTTCTTTCCAGTCGATTTGCTTAATTCTAACAGCTCTTTGGCATCCGAAAGGTCATCAATAAAAGGTTTTGTACATACGACATGTTTTCCGTGCAGTAAAGCTTGTTTTACATGTTGAGCATGAAGATGATCTGGTGTATAAATCGCGATAATATCAATTGATGCATCATTCAATAAATCATCATAATTGGTGGTGTACGAATGAAAATCGAATTCTTTTGCTCTTTGTTTACACAATTCTTCGTTTCGATCGCATATTTTAACGAGTTCTAGTTTTGAACTTTCTATAGCAGCCGACATTGTGCTTCGTCCTTCTCCAAGTCCCAGAATGGCTATTTTTAACATTGGTAGTTATTTTAGGTTTTTGATAGTTATTTTTTTTTAGCCACGAATTCACGAATTATTTTTTTACAATCTGGATGTAATATTAATTCGAATTATTCGAAAAAATAATCGTAAAGATTTTCAAATAATAATTCGTGAATTGCTTCGCCTGTT
This portion of the Flavobacterium panacagri genome encodes:
- a CDS encoding Gfo/Idh/MocA family protein, encoding MLKIAILGLGEGRSTMSAAIESSKLELVKICDRNEELCKQRAKEFDFHSYTTNYDDLLNDASIDIIAIYTPDHLHAQHVKQALLHGKHVVCTKPFIDDLSDAKELLELSKSTGKKVFIGQSSRFFEPAKRQRADYEAGLIGDLITIEAQYHADHRWFLKKEWSLLQSFKWLYGGLSHPVDFIRWYLPNIEEVMGYGMISSNGKNAGLKNEDTMHFIFKATDGRIARVSGVYTSPTQPAQRDSGMSTILRATEGASQADYHELRYAVTDKTGEEKVITWGDSTIKYYFRFEGQSHHGGEYQNYLEYFTDSIEQGFEAYPNMEEGIGTVALLQAMDRSLQSGAPVKIADILNEYGL
- a CDS encoding integrase core domain-containing protein — protein: MRNNSQDCTLERNYLEKYRFLIKEYEQVKNKTHPLYKKAMDFYTANDTCRKSFLKYYNRYKQSGKSLDLLPQKRGPKYKTRRPLPFIEQKVIELREKGNNKYEIGSILNPKLGKHTPSYSGVYNILKRHKINRLTPTLKKNHQKIIKERMGQLGHIDCHYLSKSIIRGENKKLYLVCVIDDYTRIAWAELVPDITSLTVMFASLKCLNILSSHYDIKFEEILSDNGAEFGIKTSKVKSHHPFERMLIELGIVHRYTRPYRPQTNGKVERFWRTLEEDLLRDTDFDSQDELKEELLQYLYYYNHERPHQGIDGKKPIEMINPLPK
- a CDS encoding MFS transporter; this translates as MDTIKANPDIVKKTTYSILFIISFSHLINDLLQAVVPSIYPLLKENFNLSFSQIGIITFTYQIVASILQPFVGMYTDKKSKPYSLIIGMCFTMVGLFMVSIASNFINLLLSVSLIGIGSSIFHPESSRVAHLASGGKRGLAQSIFQLGGNAGSAIGPLLAAFIVIPHGQSYIAWFCIIALVGVFALYKIAIWYTAHLSERNANKSAHKIETHHLSKNRVIASLIILLVLIFSKYFYMSSITSYYTFFLIDKFHITIQQSQVYLFLFSGAVAAGTLIGGPIGDRYGRKYVIWVSILGVAPFTLMLPYVSLFWVGTLSVIIGLILSSAFSAILVYATELMPGKVGLVAGLFFGFAFGMGGLGSAVLGKIADTTSIEYVFKICAFLPLIGVITGFLPNLEKKKKVE
- a CDS encoding AraC family transcriptional regulator, which produces MNNQIRTYRMAQEHGYRVDPSIPVIGYTEMVTNEMCISHSHPRGQLIYATRGVMNVVVGNHIWVVNPLQGLWLPGGVEHQVTFQKDVNYYSVFIDASAMAGLPEKSFSFDIPMFLKQLVFKIISFGIDGNLTPLQHRIISVFLDELALIEPSATFLPTTNHERLQKVVELLMDDVASKNTIDYYAELSFMSSRTLSRLFIKELGMNFSDWRTRLKLLEAIKRLGEKQSIKEIAFNLGYETTSAFIYMFKKHLGKTPSNYILEDENENDKLSA
- a CDS encoding sodium:solute symporter, yielding MNSIYDKLTTLDFVIVAGYLVALLVIGYVVSMKQRKKNETLFLAGNSLNWYSIGFNMWGTNVGPSSLLAFASIGYATGIVAGNFEWYAFVFLLLLAMVFAPRYIASKVSTMPEYMGKRYGDSTQNILAWYALVKILVSWLSLGLFSGGVLVRQILGIPMWQSVTVLVIFSGIFTFAGGLKAIAKVNVFQMILLIVVSLTLSFLGLQKLGGIDVLIAKTPSNFWNLVRPSDDAHYPWPAILLGYPVAAVAFFCTDQSMVQSVLGAKNLEQGQLGVNFIGWLKVMALPLFILPGILCYALYPELGSNSDLAYMTMVTNLFPSGMNGLVICVMIAVLVGTIGSSLNALSTVFTNDIYVKKINPTATIQDQIKIGRFTIAAGCVFAILIAVAIDNIKGQNLFNIFQAVLGFLAPSLSVVFLLSVFWKRTTKKAVNATLSWGSAFSLFVGVLYLWIFPADKYPVWPHFLLISFYIFTVLLITAVIISLTDKNPEVNVSNETDIPKTSKKVKLLFGLLGLTILFLYFVFNGH